The following DNA comes from Enterocloster bolteae.
TCAAACAGCAAGCATATTCTATCTGGAGGTACTGATATCTGCCCTTTACCTGTAACACGTATAATTTTCTTCATTGATTGCTTCCCTACAATTCTATTATTATTGATTAATTGGCCGAAAAACGTCTTATATCTTCTCAATAGGATTCAAATATATTCTTTTTGTAAACGTGGGCACCAAAAAGCGTCAAGCGAGAATACAGTATTATGCTAATATTTCTTTATATCGCCTAAAAGCGGTTAACAAACTTGTATATTCATCCTCTGCCCACTCATAAAAAGGCACATTATCAGTGCCTTGTAATTCTAAAAGCCAATGAATAGCCGGTATGCACCAAAAAATTCTGCCAACAAGCATTTCTTCTTCTGTTAATTCTTCCAAACCTGCCGAATTTTTATAATTATCTATAATAACAGAAATATCAGCATCAACTTGTTCAGCTTGACGAAGCAATACATATAAATCAGAATAAAAAGGTGAAAATTGTGCCGTTGCCCAATCAATAATACGAATATCACCCTTCGAATAAATCATATTTTTAAAATGCATATCATAATGGTTCAGAAATATTGGGTATTTGCTATATTTTTCATAACTATCACTGGTAAAGCTTACTAAGCCACTTATATCAAACGCTTTTGAAATTTCATAAAGATGATTAAGTGTTTTTTCTTTTGATAAATAATACTTTTGGAATGTTGTCTCGTTAACACAACTAATGTTATTTCGTGATGTTCTATATAAATCCCCGATTTTTAAAGCTGCTTTATATAAATGAATAGCTTGTGGAGCATCACTACACGTTAATCCGTCAATATATTCAAGAACAAACTTGCTTTCACCCTGTTTTCTTTTACTTGCAACAACATGTACATGTTCCACTTTTAAGGGGGTTAAAATATTTTCATATATCTCAAGCTCATCTGAGCCATAAGGCACTATAGAACTTTGGCCACTATCATTAACTTGATTTTCTATTTTTTCAATATAAGTTACCCCATTATTTTCAGTTAACATGCTTGTTTGTGAACTTACCCATTTTTTTAATATCTTTCTGTTAAAATTTTTATCAAAGAATATATCATTCATATTTTTTATTCCTACTTCTCCCAAATTTCCCTTGAAAAGATTGTACCATAACTCCTGCTTGTTTTCCACTTCATTCGAGGTATATCTATGGATATCCATTTTGAAAAACTAATAGTGTTCCCAATTATCTTGCATTACTGATGATAACGTTAATAACCATACCAGCAGAGGAGCAAAAAAGGCCAGGGATATGTCCCCAGCCGTATAACCTCCTTTTAATTTCCCAAATCATCCAAACGACTCCTGATTACTGATTATATCAATGTAATAGCCAATATCATCTGACTTATTCCTATAAAGCTTCATGTAAAAAGTCCCTGTACGCAATATCTTATTTGTAACAACATCAGTTTTTTCGTATTTCAATTTCATATACAAAAAAGTTCCATCAGAACTCTGTTCACAGTCAGTAATTTTATACTTGTTTTCTTTTTCAAAAGGTATTCCTTTTAATTCGCCCTGCTCTGATTGTGGTATGTTTTCAGGATTCAGACCTATATTAAACACTGCGTAAAAGTCGTCAAGCGTCTTGTCTCGGTCAAAATACCCTATTCCATCTTCTATACGCAATGGAACAAACATTGTAGTTATATCAGGATTATTTAAATGTTTCTCTGTATCCGCAGCCAGAAGGGAATTCATTAATTTCTGCCTGTCCTCATACATTAAATACCGGAGCTGTCCATATGTAAAAGACGGAACATAAAATTGATCTTCGTATAGGTTCAAAAGGCCTTCGGCAGCATCTTTGAAAATCTCTTCCTGATATGAATTCAACGAATACATGTGTCGTACAAATCCCAGCTTCCACGCACCGTTTTTATCAACTGTATAGCCGTCCGGCGTAACTGTATCACTCAGCATACGTCCTGTATCATCAAAATAATAGCACTCGGCAATTCCATCGTCATTACCATCAATCCACATCCATGTGGATATGGGAAATGTTCCGTCTCCATTATCATACCACCATGCGGATACATCCCCGTCAATTCCTTGTTTCCAAGTTCCTGCATATGCTTCCCATATTAAGGTGCCCGAAAAAAGCATCGAAAGTGTAATCATAGCGATCCATTTTTTTACTGTCATCCATTATTTTCCTTTCTCCATATAGCGGTAACTCAAAATTATATATATGAATTATAACATATCTACAAAATAAAAAGAACTGCCTTCCAACCAGAAAACAGCTAGAAAACAGTCCCTCTCAACCAATTTATCATTTTACAAGTCATTCCACAAATAATAAGCTACTCAACTAATCCCTTTGCGCATAACACCCCATAGTCAAACATTTTCATGCACAAATATTCTGTAATTAATTCATAGCTATTTATGATAACCTCTATGTCCTTATCTTCCTCTCCGTCCGCCCCCAACCTTTGGCATAGGCGCTGATAAGCACTCATTATCTCTGTATATGCCTGTTCACACACTTTTCCCTCTGAGAATTCATTGAGAATTCATCCTCCACATACTTACACTCTTCAGGCGGATTATCTTTAAAGTCTAACCTCCCATTCATCAAATCATAAATTAGTTTTTTGCACTCCTCCATAGTTCCCCCATTTATATTTTAAATAATATCACTATAAGCATAATTTTATCCCGTTTCTCCCATAATTATATTACGCCGTCATTATGCCGTCAATCAATATTTAGCCGTCATTTTGACTTTATAATGAGGTCATATGACTTATATGGAGGTAACACGCATGACTAACGAAATAGCAAAATTCACCTTACGCACTGATTCCGAATTAATGAAAAAATTACGGATTGTAGCTGATTATAATGGTCGTTCTGCCAATCGTGAGTTGGAAGTGCTTATAAAAAACCATGTTGCTGAATTTGAGAAGAAGCATGGAACAATAGACCTAAATTAATGCCCCAGACATAAAAGAAGGAACCGAATTCCCATGTTGGGAACCTGTTCCTTCTATATGTGTCCGTATTAATATGTGGCTCTTTCAAAAACACAAGGTTGACTCCCTTGGTAAATAATTCCTCATATAGAGAAAAACCTTCCTCTGCATTCCTGGACATCCTGGAAAATGAATCAAATATAATCGTATCTCCTGTTTGAATTTTGAGAGTATCTTATCCAGTCCTTTTCTACCCCCAGATTTTGTTCCTGTAAAAATCTCTTTCACAATGATGGCAAAGGGATAAGCAGCCAGTATACTCCTAACCTGTCTTTCTACATTCTGTTCCCCTGTTGATATTCTACCATACCCATATTCTTTGTTCATGTAATCATTCCTTTTAGTATTACTTTTCACGGTCATTATTACTGTTACTATAATTATTATACCATACCAGAAGGGCATTTCCTTTAATTTGTCAACAGGTCCATAATATCTGTTTCTCTCTCAGCTGTTTAACACTTGAACAAACGCTCCATCCGAAATTGTATAGATATTATAGATAACACTATCCCATGTTGGCCAAAGCTCCGGAGTGGTTTCGATCACTTCAGGAATGAGTTCACCAACACCGTTCTCATCTATATCTTGTTTGCAATACAATCTTTTACAGAGCCTATGAAATCCTCATAATCTGCACACCACCACGAAACAATATACTCCCCCCACAGCATTCTGCCCAACCCCGGAATGTATTGTCCGTGAGCAAATGTAAAACATGATTATCCCCCAAAAAAGTACACAAAATAAGCTTTCAACTCCAACAAAGTTTGTGCACACTTTTTCGACAACAGGTGATACTATAATAGACGTAACCCCCCCAATACATTATATAGTTTTTGCTACACCCCATAAAAAACGAAATACCTTCTCCTAAAATGGCCAGTTCCCCGACTGGCCATTTTACTTTGTATTTTACATTGTCCACCGGGCATACTCTAATAAGGCGTTTCATCATCCAGCAGCTGAATCCGGAGCACATCACTGACCTGAGCCGGAGATATCTCCAAAACTTCTCCGATATAAGTGACTGATACGGTATTCCCTACCCTCAAATCCTTCACCGTTATGGGAACGCCTCTCCATATAAGCTCTGTTTTATCTCCCACTGCCAGTTCAAAGGTCCCGCGTCCATTGATATCATTTATCTCCAATCCCTGAACCAGAAGGCGGTTTTCCCTTATCTCCTCGATGACGGCATAAAATGTGGTTCCAACCAGTGGTTGGACGCTCCTTCTTCCCCCATAGTAGCCGCCGGCCGCGGCTAACAGAACAGCCAGTATAATGCTTACAGTATGTACAATCCGTTTCATATTCCACTCCCTTTGCTTCATTCTTATTCATAGAATAACATTACAGGAAGATTTTTTTAATAAATAAACTATTAATTATTCTTACGTATTGGCAAATACTAAAGACTTTATAAGACGTTAATGCTAAACTGGTAAATAACATTTATCCGATTCAAATATGATTTATTATAAAGGAGACTTCCATGAACACATCAGCAAAAAGCGAACATACCGGAAACTCCGGATTTAAAAAGGAGGTTCTGGAGTGGGTCAAAATTCTGTTGGCCGCTGCTGCCATTGCCTTTGTCCTCAATACCTTTGTCATCGCCAACAGCTACATTCCTTCCGGTTCCATGGAGAATACCATTATGACAGGTGACCGGATCATCGGCTCCAGGCTTTCATACGCCTTCGGAGCACAGCCTCAGAGGGGGGATATCGTACTCTTTGACCACAAAGCGGAGCCGGGCAAGGACAAGACCCGGCTGGTAAAGCGAATCATAGGACTTCCAGGGGAAACCGTGGATATCCGTGATAACCAAATATACATCAATCAGTCGGACACTCCCCTGGATGAGCCATATCTTCCGGAACCCATGGACTCAGAGAACTATCATTTCCAGGTTCCGGAAGGCTGCTATCTCATGCTGGGTGACAACAGGAATCATTCCAGGGATGCCCGGGACTGGTCAGACCCCTTTGTTCCGGAGGAAGCCATAACTGCCAAGGCATTATTCCGCTATTTTCCAGGAATACACTGGATTTCCTAACCCTTATTACTGATACAGACAATGAAAAATACGTTACTGATAAATATTATTAACCTTCCAGGCTCCTCCAAACTGATACATGGACAGGCCGGAATCCCCTCCCAGCTGCGCTCCGGCATTTCCAACTGCCTGCAGCCCGGATGCGTCCGTGGCAGTAACCGAATTACAGAGACGGTCCGTAAACAGCCTGCCGCCGCATTTGGAAATGAAGCTGGCCGCATCACTATATTCCGCTGATGTCCCATCCTCGTAAATTACATTCACCGGATAACTGCAAATCCTGGAAAGAGTTTCAATATCTCTGTACGAAAAGCATTTCTGGACTGTAGTGGCTGCTTCTTCCAGGTTTCCAATTTTGAGGGCCCCTGAATCACTGCCAGCCTGGCTGTTGTAATCACTATATATGTTGTTGATCTTCCATTTTCCTCCAAATTTAAACAGGCTCAGACCTGCATCGCCGCCCATCTGTACTCCTGCATTCCCCACTTCCTTTAACTTTGAAACATCTGTGGATGCGATGGCAGACTTCATTCCCTCTGTGAAAACGGGACCGGTCCCCAGCGCCAGCAGCTCTGACTTGCTTTTAAGTTCAGTCAATTCGCCGGATGCATATGATATGATAAGAGGAAAGCTGCATAAATCCGCCAATGCATTCAGGTCTTGTTTCTTAAATGCGGATTTTATCCTGGAAGCCGCGTCCTTGATTTTTTTCTGTCCCTCCCGTCTCTGCTTTGCGGAATAAGCAGCCGCGGGTTTTTTGGATGCAGCATACACAGGCATTGCGGGAACTGCGTTTGCAAGAGCCAGTGTACAGATGGTAATGACAGCTAAATGTTTTTTCATGGTAAATCTCCTTTTCGTCTAAATTATTTTAAGTTCCATACGGGTTCATACAATTAGACGGGAGAGCTTTCATAAAAGTTGCACATAGTAAAAATAAGTTTCAGATAAACAGGTGAGGTGTATTCATGGAAAGAGAAAAGGGCATTGCATACTGCGGGCTTGCCTGCTGTGTGTGCAGCGAAAATGTTCTTTGTCCTGGCTGCCGCAGCGGCGGCTGCCCGGGCAGAGAAACCTGCAAACCGTTTAACTGCTGCATAAAAAACAGATGGGAGGGATGCTGGGAATGTCCTCAGTTCCCCTGCGGTGCTGCCATCTTGCAAAAAACCAGGATTCAGGTATTTGCAGATTTTGCTAAGGAATATGGCATGGACTCCCTGATAGACGCACTGGAGAAAAACCAATGCCGTGGTGTTGTATATCATTATCCCAATTTGCTGATGGGGGATTATGATAGTTTGAGCAGCCAACAGCAAATTCTGCATCTCCTGCTGAATGGACCGCAAGACCGTATAAAAGGCGGCATTTTTATGCAATCATTCATACCGTGGCTTGACCGTATAATGGCCGGCCCCCTGCCGGAGGAAATCATTGCCGTCAACTTTAATCTCTATGATGATGGAGACAGCTGCTGGTCCATGGAGTTCACCGGAACCCGCAGCTTCGACGCGTATGACCCGGACTGGGCCTGTGACGAAGTATTTACTTCCCGTGACAGCACTCTCCACTGGGTACAAAATACCGGCTGGCAGCAGGTGCTGGAGGATACGGTACATACAATACGTGCTTATCTGGCAAATGGAACATACTCCGGCAGGTTAAAGGCGTATCAGGGAATCGGTGCAGGGTTTGTTGATGGGGATATCGTCATTCTGTATGAAACTCCCAAAGAATAGCAAAGAACAGGCTGGCAATACGCGTATATAAAACAAACAGCATTTCGTGCCGTATCGGCCAAAATGCTGTTTGTCTATGCCCGGCTATGTCTGTTTACTCCCGGCTATGTCTGTTTACGCCCGGTTATGTCTGTTTACTCCCGGTTATGTTCGTTTATTCCCGGTTATGTTCGTTTATTCCCGGTTATGTCCGTTCGTATTATGCTGCGCCAGACAGCTCTGCACACCTTTTGGATAGAAGTTCCGGCAGGTTCCCGGCAGAGTCAGATTAAGGTTCTGCCTTCCACAAACCATGCAGGTTGCAATATGCGTATGCAGCCTCTGCCTCATCTCCTTCACAGAGCATAAACTCTGCCTGCGGCTTCTGTCCCGGCTGCAGCTCTTTTCTCTGATTTCCCTGTCTGGTAGCCAGAGCAATCCACTGGATATAGTGTTCCGGAATCATGGGGTGCTCGGCTGAGCCTACTGTGACAGTGACCTTAGACCCATCTATCTGAATGACAGGCACATGCTTTTCAACTGCTGCATCTGTGGTGTTTGGAACCAGTTCCTGCATCTTTTCCCCACAACAGACAACCGGGACACCGCTGCTCTTCACATAGGCAATTATGTTGCCGCAGTGATTACAAATATAAAATTTCATGTTGTACCTCCTTTTTTTATGTATGGTCTGAATCCAGTCTATCACAATTCTGTCTTATTGCAAGACAATGGAGGAAAATTAACAATAGCATAACAGCTATAACGGCCGTAATCAGGCCCTAATCAGCATGATGCTCAGCCCGGCCTGTCTATTCACAAACTTCTCACATTCTGTTCATAAATCCGTTACAGAATCATAAAATTCTCCTCACATTTTATGGATATACTAATTTATGTAAAGAGCTAATGCTAATTAAACTTTTTTTCATAATACTCGGCCGGAGGGATGAAATCCTTCCGGCCTCCTCCTTTTTATTCAACTTTCTGGATTCTTTTTACTATCCCGGCATATGATAATTAAAAAAGGATATTTTTTTATGAAATATGAAAATCTGACTCCCGTAGTTGGGGTCATTACCAACATTTCCACACAGGAAGGGGATTGCTGTACCCAGGTTATAACCCTCAGTGTTGAGGGACAGCCCGTCAACATGATTCTATCCGATGACACCTTTGTGGTGGACACCATGCGCCTGATGCCAGGTATGCGTGTGGCTGCGTTTTATGACAACACCCTGCCGGTCCCCCTCATCTACCCGCCTCAATACCAGGCTGATTTAATCGCTGTAGTCAGGCCGGAGGAGGATGTAAACCTTTCCTGGTTTGATGAAACCCTCACTGCCTCTGATCAATCGCTGAAGCTGAACCTGTATCAGTCCACAGTTTTGTCAACCTTAAACGGCCAGCCATATTTCTGTTTCCCGGCAAATCATTTCCTGCTGGTATATTATGCGGCTGCCACAAAGAGCATACCGCCACAGACAGCTCCTAACCGGGTCATAGTGCTGTGTTCATAGACCTGTAAGGAATTATTTTTTTTCATTTTCACAAGACCGTTGTAAGAATGCATAAAATAGTTTTTTTCATTCTGCAAACTTTGTGCACACTTTTTGGATAGCGTATGCTATTATAATTAACGTAAACCCCCCCAATACATTATATAGTTTTTGTTACACCCCATAAGAAACGAAATACCTTCTCCTAAAATGACCAGTTCCCCGACTGGTCATTTTACTTTGCTGTTTTATTGGTTCCATATTTTTGCAAATATCGGGAAAATATTTTTTCTGTTTTTTTATTAAAAGTACTGGACAAACTGAATTTTATATGATATTATATATAAGCTGTCGCTGAGATGCACAGATAAGGCCTGATGGTCAAGCGGCTAAGACGACGCCCTCTCACGGCGTAAACCCGGGTTCGATTCCCGGTCAGGTCATGAAAACAAGCAGACAAAACTGCTTGTTTTTTATTTTTTCGGACTCCAAACTATTGTAAAATTAAGTAAATACATTTTCAAATTACATTTTTTCAAAAAATACTGGACAAACAAAAAACTTTATGGTATTATAAACAAGCTGTCGCTGAGATATACAGACAAGGCCTGATGGTCAAGCGGCTAAGACGACGCCCTCTCACGGCGTAAACCCGGGTTCGATTCCCGGTCAGGTCATGAAAAAAGCAAGCAGATGAAACTGCTTGCTTTTTTGTTGTTCTATTCTTCACCGTTTCTTGCGCATTATTTTATTTCCATGCGCGTCCTTGTTTCTGCATCAATCAGGCTGCGCAGGGCTTCCAGCCGTTCATCCTGCTCAAAGTATTCCTTTCCGTATTCCAGATTAAATCCATAGTCAAACCCGGCAGGATTTCTTCCCTGGCTGTGCTGGATAATGGTTTCCGCCTTATCCAGGGCTTTTACAAATCTGGCTTCCGGGGTAATGCCCTGACTGTATTCCTCCCACAGCCCGGACACCTCCCCTTCCTCTCCTTTTGGCAAAAAACCGCATATCCGCTGTACATCTTCCCTTTCCTGGTTCAGTTTATCACCGGCGTCCGGCCGCAATGCTGCCGATATGTCTCCGCTGTACCGTTCCCCCAGGTCGTGAACAAGGCACATCATCAGTACTTTCTCCCTGTCCAGTTCCGGAAATTCCCTGCACATCACCCCGGCAAACAGAGCCAGGCGCCAGGAGTGCTCCGCAGTGCTCTCCTGCCGTCCCTCAGCAGTCCAGGCAGTGCGCAGAGTGGACTTAAGGCCCTCAGCCTCCTTTATGAAATCTGTGTATGCTTCCACTTCACTCCCCTTGTTACTGCCAATCCTCATAATATCCTCTCGTTCCTATCCCTAATACAGATTTTTTACCTTAAATTCCTTTTCCAGTTCCCTTCTCTGGTCCTTCTTGGCAATGTCTGCCCGCTTGTCGTAGAGCTTCTTACCACGGGCCAGACCCACCTCTACCTTCACCAGACTGCCTTTAAAATAAACCTGGAGAGGCACCAGGGTATAGCCCTTCTCCGCAATCTTGCCGTTCAGCTTCATGATTTCGTATTTATGCAGCAAAAGCCTTCTGACACGCAGAGGATCTTTATTGAATATATTTCCCTTCTCATAGGGGCTGATGTGCATACCGCACACATACACCTCACCTCTGTCAATCTTCACAAAGGCTTCCTTAACGCTGCATTTTCCCATGCGAATGGATTTCACCTCCGTGCCAAAGAGCTCGATGCCCGCCTCGTATTTCTCATCAATAAAATAATCATGGTATGCCTTCTTATTGTTCGCAACCAGTTTAATACTTTCCTTCCCCATGGTGTTTCCCTTTCTTTCCAGTCATAATTGCATGTATGACTTACAGCCTTACACGGAAGCTCCCTTACCCGCGCTCCTGTCCCAGTCTCTGGGCAGGATAAAATCCACTGTCCTAAGCAGACGGTCCGTGGACGCCACCTGGACCCGTATGGGCTGGCCCAGCTTAAATGTTTTCCTGGTCATCTCTCCCACCAGTTCGTAATGCTGTTCATCAAATATATAATAATCATCCCTCAGCTCGCTTATGCGGACCAGTCCTTCCACCGTGTTGGGAAGCTCCACATACAGCCCCCAGTTGGTGACGCCTGATACCACGCCGTCAAACTCCTGCCCGATAAATCTGGACATATACTCGCACTTTTTAAGCTTGTCCGTCTCACGCTCCGCTTCCTCTGCACGGCGCTCCAGAGCCGATGTCTGCATGGCGACCCCAGGCAGTATGGCTTCGTAATGACCGGCCCTCTTGTCTCCCAGTCCGCCCTTCAGGCTTTCCTTTATGATACGGTGAATCTGGAGGTCCGGATATCTTCGGATGGGCGAAGTAAAATGTGTGTAATACCTGGCAGCCAGGCCAAAATGGCCGGAGCACAGGGTGGTGTACTTTGCCTGCTTCATGGAGCGCAGGGTCAGCCTGGAAAGAAGCACCTCCTCAGGCGTTCCCTCTATCTTAT
Coding sequences within:
- a CDS encoding phosphotransferase, with the protein product MNDIFFDKNFNRKILKKWVSSQTSMLTENNGVTYIEKIENQVNDSGQSSIVPYGSDELEIYENILTPLKVEHVHVVASKRKQGESKFVLEYIDGLTCSDAPQAIHLYKAALKIGDLYRTSRNNISCVNETTFQKYYLSKEKTLNHLYEISKAFDISGLVSFTSDSYEKYSKYPIFLNHYDMHFKNMIYSKGDIRIIDWATAQFSPFYSDLYVLLRQAEQVDADISVIIDNYKNSAGLEELTEEEMLVGRIFWCIPAIHWLLELQGTDNVPFYEWAEDEYTSLLTAFRRYKEILA
- the smpB gene encoding SsrA-binding protein SmpB, with translation MGKESIKLVANNKKAYHDYFIDEKYEAGIELFGTEVKSIRMGKCSVKEAFVKIDRGEVYVCGMHISPYEKGNIFNKDPLRVRRLLLHKYEIMKLNGKIAEKGYTLVPLQVYFKGSLVKVEVGLARGKKLYDKRADIAKKDQRRELEKEFKVKNLY
- the lepB gene encoding signal peptidase I — translated: MNTSAKSEHTGNSGFKKEVLEWVKILLAAAAIAFVLNTFVIANSYIPSGSMENTIMTGDRIIGSRLSYAFGAQPQRGDIVLFDHKAEPGKDKTRLVKRIIGLPGETVDIRDNQIYINQSDTPLDEPYLPEPMDSENYHFQVPEGCYLMLGDNRNHSRDARDWSDPFVPEEAITAKALFRYFPGIHWIS
- a CDS encoding HD domain-containing protein, coding for MRIGSNKGSEVEAYTDFIKEAEGLKSTLRTAWTAEGRQESTAEHSWRLALFAGVMCREFPELDREKVLMMCLVHDLGERYSGDISAALRPDAGDKLNQEREDVQRICGFLPKGEEGEVSGLWEEYSQGITPEARFVKALDKAETIIQHSQGRNPAGFDYGFNLEYGKEYFEQDERLEALRSLIDAETRTRMEIK
- a CDS encoding DUF3795 domain-containing protein is translated as MEREKGIAYCGLACCVCSENVLCPGCRSGGCPGRETCKPFNCCIKNRWEGCWECPQFPCGAAILQKTRIQVFADFAKEYGMDSLIDALEKNQCRGVVYHYPNLLMGDYDSLSSQQQILHLLLNGPQDRIKGGIFMQSFIPWLDRIMAGPLPEEIIAVNFNLYDDGDSCWSMEFTGTRSFDAYDPDWACDEVFTSRDSTLHWVQNTGWQQVLEDTVHTIRAYLANGTYSGRLKAYQGIGAGFVDGDIVILYETPKE
- a CDS encoding Arc family DNA-binding protein; the encoded protein is MTNEIAKFTLRTDSELMKKLRIVADYNGRSANRELEVLIKNHVAEFEKKHGTIDLN
- a CDS encoding desulfoferrodoxin family protein; translation: MKFYICNHCGNIIAYVKSSGVPVVCCGEKMQELVPNTTDAAVEKHVPVIQIDGSKVTVTVGSAEHPMIPEHYIQWIALATRQGNQRKELQPGQKPQAEFMLCEGDEAEAAYAYCNLHGLWKAEP